A region from the Palaemon carinicauda isolate YSFRI2023 chromosome 9, ASM3689809v2, whole genome shotgun sequence genome encodes:
- the LOC137646832 gene encoding lachesin-like, whose amino-acid sequence MVAADSAVWLVFLALTGLAPMAASNGENGAMPKFVEKVPNITVTVGRDAMLPCTVEQLKGYKVAWVQVDTQTILTIHKQVITRNPRIALLHNDHRTWHLQLKNVRESDRGWYMCQVNTDPMRYRQGYVDVVVPPDIIDKDSSGDLTVREGQDVTLTCRAKGHPTPTIVWRREDNRDIVLDAENTDMVGVENGVGVSPRRDGSPTVVGGASGSPASYREVKGEVLELKKVSRLQMGSYLCIASNGVPPSISKRANLKVQFPPMAWVPQQLEGAYVGQELTIECHTEAFPKSINYWTNGNGDMIVAGERYEPIVADSSYKIYMKLRIRRVEPQDFVTFRCVAKNSLGETDGAIRVYKIEAPKSHLNPSPGGEDRPTEGNSSQDFETVTTPASDTQSKDRKKFENFLYPKGMNDLTDYHPGGKNFINPKDQDFHQSRRPGFSGSTAKGAGAFTKPIAGILCASMALVTSFAMAFNNILQTGTL is encoded by the exons CCAGTAACGGTGAGAACGGCGCCATGCCAAAATTCGTGGAGAAAGTACCCAACATCACCGTAACGGTTGGCAGGGACGCCATGCTGCCGTGCACCGTCGAACAGCTGAAAGGCTACAAG GTAGCGTGGGTGCAAGTGGACACGCAAACCATCCTGACCATCCACAAACAGGTGATAACGAGGAACCCCCGAATTGCCCTTCTGCACAACGACCACAGGACCTGGCACCTCCAGCTTAAGAACGTGAGGGAGAGTGACCGCGGGTGGTACATGTGCCAGGTCAACACTGACCCCATGAGATATCGACAAGGTTACGTCGATGTCGTGG TTCCTCCTGATATCATCGACAAAGACTCTTCAGGTGACTTAACTGTACGCGAAGGTCAAGACGTGACCTTGACATGTCGTGCTAAAGGCCACCCGACACCAACCATCGTTTGGAGGCGAGAGGATAATCGAGATATAGTCCTGGATGCTGAAAACACAg ACATGGTAGGGGTAGAAAACGGTGTGGGCGTCTCCCCTCGGAGGGATGGAAGCCCCACGGTGGTAGGCGGGGCTTCAGGTAGCCCCGCCTCCTACCGAGAGGTCAAAGGAGAAGTGCTGGAGCTGAAGAAGGTCTCCCGTCTGCAGATGGGGTCTTATCTCTGCATAGCTTCCAATGGAGTCCCTCCCTCCATTAGCAAAAGGGCAAATTTGAAAGTTCAGT TTCCCCCAATGGCATGGGTGCCGCAACAGCTGGAGGGTGCCTACGTGGGCCAAGAACTGACCATTGAGTGCCACACGGAAGCCTTCCCCAAAAGCATCAATTACTGGACCAACGGCAACGGAGATATGATCGTGGCTG GAGAAAGATACGAGCCCATCGTAGCCGACAGTTCCTACAAAATTTACATGAAGCTTCGAATTCGAAGGGTCGAACCTCAAGACTTCGTCACCTTCAGATGTGTCGCTAAGAACTCGCTCGGAGAAACAGACGGCGCTATTAGGGTCTACa AAATTGAAGCTCCCAAGTCCCACTTGAACCCTTCGCCCGGAGGTGAGGACCGGCCCACCGAAGGGAACAGCAGCCAGGACTTCGAAACTGTTACCACACCTGCCTCTGACACTCAAAGCAAAG ATCGGAAGAAGTTCGAGAATTTCCTCTATCCCAAAGGGATGAACGACCTTACAGACTATCATCCGGGCGGTAAGAACTTTATTAATCCAAAAG ACCAAGACTTTCACCAGAGCCGGCGTCCCGGCTTCTCCGGTTCGACCGCCAAGGGAGCAGGAGCGTTCACCAAACCCATCGCCGGTATCCTGTGCGCCTCTATGGCTCTGGTCACGTCCTTCGCCATGGCCTTCAACAATATCCTGCAGACAGGAACTCTCTGA